A genomic stretch from Desulfotignum balticum DSM 7044 includes:
- a CDS encoding DUF3786 domain-containing protein produces the protein MTSKAPVFEKIYQDYLARVAGLDLTNKQDILGIRVEGQTITIPFFNETFSVFPRKIEDHQGRRPPHSVCVILCQYLLLGPEAPDEDRQLKTYRDFKDAAPYVQGFDNTAQKPVSRAFAGRLAALETGCRHLGGIPGDLGISCDLSYMFEALPRVRIYLIFNDADEDFPADCSLLFEKQAARYLDMECLAMIGMVLAERLAGKDNPDIAMLA, from the coding sequence ATGACATCCAAAGCACCGGTTTTTGAAAAAATCTATCAGGACTATCTGGCCCGGGTGGCCGGCCTGGACCTGACAAATAAACAGGACATACTGGGTATCCGGGTAGAGGGACAGACCATCACCATTCCCTTTTTCAATGAGACCTTTTCGGTCTTTCCCCGGAAAATTGAAGATCACCAGGGCCGCCGGCCCCCTCATTCGGTGTGTGTCATTTTGTGCCAGTATCTGCTGCTGGGCCCGGAAGCCCCGGATGAAGACAGGCAGCTGAAGACATACCGGGATTTCAAGGATGCGGCCCCTTATGTACAGGGGTTTGACAACACCGCCCAAAAACCGGTTTCCAGGGCCTTTGCAGGCCGCCTTGCCGCGCTGGAAACCGGCTGCCGGCATCTGGGGGGAATACCGGGTGACCTGGGGATCTCCTGTGATCTGTCTTATATGTTCGAGGCCCTTCCCAGGGTGCGGATCTACCTGATTTTCAATGATGCGGACGAAGATTTTCCGGCGGACTGCTCCCTGTTGTTTGAAAAACAGGCGGCCCGATACCTTGACATGGAATGCCTGGCCATGATCGGCATGGTGCTGGCGGAACGGCTGGCGGGAAAAGACAATCCGGATATAGCCATGCTGGCCTGA
- a CDS encoding winged helix-turn-helix transcriptional regulator, whose product MILLSPPKACDPWAAYCAKSFSEKTGSRPDLNPVQVKILQILKETGGISIQELSEQLELPLETFERDIAALRHMEKLRAEMRGGRKIICLWQNND is encoded by the coding sequence ATGATCTTACTTTCACCGCCCAAGGCGTGTGACCCCTGGGCCGCCTACTGCGCAAAATCTTTTTCGGAAAAAACCGGTTCACGGCCGGATCTGAACCCGGTGCAGGTAAAAATTCTGCAAATCCTGAAAGAAACAGGCGGTATCAGCATTCAGGAGCTTTCGGAACAGCTTGAACTCCCCCTAGAGACTTTTGAACGGGACATAGCGGCACTCCGGCATATGGAAAAATTACGGGCTGAAATGAGAGGCGGCAGGAAAATAATCTGCCTGTGGCAAAATAACGATTAA